From Salvia splendens isolate huo1 chromosome 3, SspV2, whole genome shotgun sequence, a single genomic window includes:
- the LOC121794773 gene encoding glycosyltransferase family 92 protein RCOM_0530710-like, which produces MSSSDQRRKRKRILRPSLFSVRSLLLCFSFLTFLYLLSYTLPFTSSVFRPVLLVSSLSLLSTTTAKSIQTFGGVLLPLEIEDRVLFPDHVLLLVTGSRKDGLMNDDKLECVYFIEKDRNYSGGSAVKKVLSVDEYDEFRIIVRCPLPVGSYSAAANLRWRGEDRVFEDDSSLKHWNSVTYAAAIDESSVVVFVKGLNLRADRKSDPSQFSCHFALGKRERKDRCVMRTKALTAAQEVVRCALPRRLQVHGNVDSFDGIRVTIGVQQQQPHVRRRLLVPSVAKVSNLGYDGRKRSEGKYELCVCTMVWNQGSAIREWIMYHAWLGVERWFVYDNNSDDGIDEVVRNLDRENYNVSRHVWPWIKTQEAGFSHCAVRAKDECKWISFMDVDEYFHLPYTTPKHQRFRKLGYAEQGSLHTLVANVSSWSSTIAEIRTSCHSFGPSGLSAAPPQGVTVGYSCRLQSPERHKSIVRADALDPTLLNVVHHFHLKKGFKYLNLPATAAVINHYKYQVWEVFRAKFYRRVATYVADWQQNQNEGSRDRAPGLGTEAIEPPDWPQKFCEVWDTGLRDFVLANLADFNTGLLPWEAPPAAAQ; this is translated from the coding sequence ATGAGCTCTTCCGATCAACGCCGCAAGAGAAAACGGATTCTCCGACCATCTCTCTTTTCTGTAAGATCTCTCCTCCTCTGCTTCAGCTTCCTCACTTTCCTCTACCTCTTATCCTACACACTCCCCTTCACTTCTTCCGTTTTCCGCCCTGTTCTACTCGTTTCTAGCTTATCCTTACTCTCTACTACAACTGCTAAATCAATACAAACTTTTGGGGGCGTTTTGTTACCGTTGGAGATTGAGGATAGGGTTTTGTTCCCTGACCATGTCCTCTTGTTGGTGACCGGCAGTAGGAAAGATGGGTTGATGAACGATGATAAATTGGAATgtgtttattttattgaaaaagaCAGGAATTACAGTGGTGGTTCTGCTGTGAAGAAGGTGCTGTCTGTAGATGAATACGATGAGTTTAGGATCATTGTCAGGTGCCCTCTTCCGGTTGGGAGTTATTCGGCTGCTGCGAATTTGAGGTGGCGTGGCGAAGATAGGGTTTTCGAGGATGATTCATCGTTGAAGCATTGGAACAGTGTTACTTATGCAGCTGCAATAGACGAGAGCTCTGTTGTTGTGTTTGTGAAAGGATTGAATCTAAGGGCGGATAGGAAGTCGGACCCGAGCCAATTCAGTTGCCATTTTGCGTTGGGGAAGCGGGAGAGGAAGGATAGGTGCGTGATGAGGACCAAGGCATTGACTGCTGCTCAAGAGGTTGTGAGGTGCGCTTTGCCACGGAGGTTGCAAGTCCATGGCAACGTGGATAGTTTTGATGGGATTCGCGTCACTATTGGcgtgcagcagcagcagcctcATGTTCGTAGGCGTCTGCTCGTGCCATCTGTGGCGAAGGTGTCTAATTTAGGGTATGATGGGAGGAAGAGGAGTGAGGGTAAATATGAGCTGTGTGTGTGTACGATGGTGTGGAACCAGGGCTCAGCCATACGCGAGTGGATCATGTACCATGCGTGGCTCGGGGTGGAGAGGTGGTTTGTGTACGACAACAACAGCGATGATGGGATAGATGAGGTTGTCCGAAATCTTGATCGAGAGAACTACAACGTCAGCCGGCACGTGTGGCCATGGATCAAGACTCAGGAAGCAGGGTTCTCTCACTGTGCAGTGAGAGCAAAGGATGAATGCAAATGGATCTCATTCATGGATGTGGATGAGTATTTCCACTTGCCATATACGACTCCCAAGCACCAGAGATTCAGGAAACTAGGGTATGCCGAGCAGGGCTCACTGCATACCTTAGTGGCGAATGTGTCGTCGTGGTCGAGCACCATAGCTGAGATCCGGACATCCTGCCACAGCTTTGGGCCGTCCGGGCTGAGTGCAGCGCCACCACAGGGGGTCACTGTGGGGTACAGCTGTCGGCTTCAGAGTCCCGAGAGGCACAAGTCGATCGTCAGGGCAGATGCACTCGACCCAACCCTGCTCAACGTGGTGCACCATTTCCACCTCAAAAAGGGATTCAAGTACCTGAATTTGCCTGCCACTGCAGCAGTCATCAATCATTACAAATACCAAGTGTGGGAGGTATTTAGAGCAAAATTTTACAGAAGAGTTGCTACATACGTTGCAGATTGGCAACAGAACCAGAACGAGGGATCACGTGACAGAGCACCGGGGCTGGGGACGGAAGCCATTGAGCCACCTGATTGGCCACAGAAGTTCTGTGAGGTTTGGGACACAGGGCTCAGAGACTTTGTTTTGGCTAATCTGGCTGATTTTAACACTGGTTTGCTGCCGTGGGAGGCACCACCAGCCGCTGCTCAATAA
- the LOC121794774 gene encoding protein COFACTOR ASSEMBLY OF COMPLEX C SUBUNIT B CCB4, chloroplastic isoform X2: MDAGILQRFVIPLNPPRQRHVSRPRQIRVSLNSQGGYGGPKPKRELLAEWVSKNDDFVRSLPIYVGGASLAAVLLNRAVSGIAPVADASSSQSRADLLTLGLAVTNILNGLVWLSIRPKTISVVDPNGVDCRRIYHGLPESVTSELLWAWESISNATCCRSLIVVYDGICILQIGFADVLKPNGDEPMGVDADKLIQGSLYKGLMRSGSQSYLANLSLYPGKTELPFLPSNTQAWITLIAEKLDATLAKAVNKTQLTVEENS, from the exons ATGGACGCGGGAATTCTTCAGCGCTTCGTTATTCCGTTAAACCCTCCACGCCAACGTCATGTTTCCCGCCCGCGCCAAATCAGGGTTTCCCTCAATTCTCAG GGAGGCTATGGAGGTCCCAAGCCGAAGAGGGAGCTGCTCGCCGAATGGGTGTCTAAAAACGACGATTTCGTCCGGAGCTTGCCGATATACGTCGGCGGCGCATCTCTGGCGGCTGTGCTCCTCAATCGAGCGGTGTCGGGCATTGCTCCGGTTGCTGACGCTAGCAG TTCCCAGTCTAGAGCAGATCTGTTGACGCTTGGTTTGGCTGTTACCAATATATTGAATGGTCTTGTGTGGCTCTCAATTCGCCCAAAAACTATTTCTGTG GTAGATCCCAATGGGGTGGATTGTCGAAGGATTTATCATGGACTTCCTGAATCTGTGACTTCAGAGTTACTCTg GGCATGGGAGTCTATATCAAATGCTACATGCTGCAGATCCCTCATTGTAGTGTATGATGGTATCTGCATTTTGCAAATAGGGTTTGCTGATGTCTTGAAACCCAATGGAGATGAACCCATGGGTGTAGATGCTGACAAATTGATCCAAGGATCCCTCTATAAGGGACTTATGAGATCTGGATCAC AAAGTTATTTGGCTAATCTGTCATTGTATCCTGGGAAGACTGAGCTTCCGTTTCTACCTTCAAATACACAG GCATGGATCACATTAATAGCAGAGAAGTTAGATGCTACACTTGCAAAAGCTGTAAATAAAACTCAATTGACAGTGGAAGAGAATAGCTAA
- the LOC121794774 gene encoding protein COFACTOR ASSEMBLY OF COMPLEX C SUBUNIT B CCB4, chloroplastic isoform X1: MDAGILQRFVIPLNPPRQRHVSRPRQIRVSLNSQGGYGGPKPKRELLAEWVSKNDDFVRSLPIYVGGASLAAVLLNRAVSGIAPVADASSSQSRADLLTLGLAVTNILNGLVWLSIRPKTISVVDPNGVDCRRIYHGLPESVTSELLWAWESISNATCCRSLIVVYDGICILQIGFADVLKPNGDEPMGVDADKLIQGSLYKGLMRSGSQSYLANLSLYPGKTELPFLPSNTQAVILQPLGEKGIAIVGGDTIRGFTTSDQAWITLIAEKLDATLAKAVNKTQLTVEENS; the protein is encoded by the exons ATGGACGCGGGAATTCTTCAGCGCTTCGTTATTCCGTTAAACCCTCCACGCCAACGTCATGTTTCCCGCCCGCGCCAAATCAGGGTTTCCCTCAATTCTCAG GGAGGCTATGGAGGTCCCAAGCCGAAGAGGGAGCTGCTCGCCGAATGGGTGTCTAAAAACGACGATTTCGTCCGGAGCTTGCCGATATACGTCGGCGGCGCATCTCTGGCGGCTGTGCTCCTCAATCGAGCGGTGTCGGGCATTGCTCCGGTTGCTGACGCTAGCAG TTCCCAGTCTAGAGCAGATCTGTTGACGCTTGGTTTGGCTGTTACCAATATATTGAATGGTCTTGTGTGGCTCTCAATTCGCCCAAAAACTATTTCTGTG GTAGATCCCAATGGGGTGGATTGTCGAAGGATTTATCATGGACTTCCTGAATCTGTGACTTCAGAGTTACTCTg GGCATGGGAGTCTATATCAAATGCTACATGCTGCAGATCCCTCATTGTAGTGTATGATGGTATCTGCATTTTGCAAATAGGGTTTGCTGATGTCTTGAAACCCAATGGAGATGAACCCATGGGTGTAGATGCTGACAAATTGATCCAAGGATCCCTCTATAAGGGACTTATGAGATCTGGATCAC AAAGTTATTTGGCTAATCTGTCATTGTATCCTGGGAAGACTGAGCTTCCGTTTCTACCTTCAAATACACAG GCTGTTATCTTGCAACCACTTGGTGAAAAAGGAATTGCAATAGTTGGTGGTGACACAATTAGGGGATTCACTACTTCAGACCAG GCATGGATCACATTAATAGCAGAGAAGTTAGATGCTACACTTGCAAAAGCTGTAAATAAAACTCAATTGACAGTGGAAGAGAATAGCTAA
- the LOC121797158 gene encoding transcription factor MYB1R1-like isoform X2, which translates to MAAMRSDTSAAEDGQCSRTGSEFSGGEGGGRGFMLFGVRVLTEGSFRKSVSMNNLAQYDQLPQDSSHDVTAGYASDDVVHPSGRSRERKRGVPWSEEEHRLFLLGLQKVGKGDWRGISRNYVKTRTPTQVASHAQKYFLRRNNHNRRRRRSSLFDITTDAVVGSAIDDDQMYQENSPQPPPPTQQTKNLEKFPLPNFGMAITPLVVPITAETPMDKLSLGQVNQLTNSPKPIRPIPILPVPPSSKMAGLNLNKTTTAAANQPPPSLSLNLSMSSQPPPPPPPPPASQERHASAFQAMPAAGFNGSGGDSMISVA; encoded by the exons ATGGCGGCGATGCGCTCCGACACCTCCGCCGCGGAAGACGGCCAGTGCTCGCGCACAGGATCCGAATTCAGCGGCGGCGAAGGCGGCGGTAGAGGATTCATGCTGTTCGGAGTGAGAGTTTTGACTGAAGGATCGTTCAGGAAGAGTGTGAGCATGAACAATTTGGCTCAGTACGACCAGCTGCCGCAGGATTCCAGCCACGATGTCACCGCCGGCTATGCTTCCGACGACGTCGTTCACCCCTCCGGGAGGAGCCGCGAGCGGAAAAGAG GGGTTCCGTGGAGTGAAGAGGAGCACAGGCTATTTCTATTGGGGCTGCAGAAGGTTGGGAAAGGAGATTGGAGAGGGATTTCGAGAAATTATGTGAAAACCAGAACGCCTACTCAAGTCGCAAGCCATGCGCAGAAGTACTTCCTCCGCCGCAACAACCACAACAGGAGGCGCCGGAGATCCAGCCTCTTTGACATTACTACTGATGCG GTTGTGGGCTCTGCCATTGATGATGACCAAATGTATCAAGAAAATTCACCTCAGCCTCCACCACCAACACAACAAACCAAGAATCTTGAGAAATTTCCCCTGCCAAATTTTGGCATGGCTATCACACCTTTAGTGGTGCCAATCACAGCCGAAACTCCAATGGACAAACTCTCACTTGGTCAAGTCAATCAGCTCACCAATTCACCAAAGCCCATTAGGCCAATTCCCATTTTACCAGTCCCCCCATCATCGAAAATGGCCGGCCTCAATCTAAACAAGACAACGACAGCAGCTGCGAATCAGCCTCCTCCGTCTCTGTCACTAAACCTGTCCATGTCATCGCAgccgcctccacctccacctccacctccggCCAGTCAAGAGCGACACGCGTCCGCCTTCCAAGCAATGCCAGCTGCTGGCTTTAATGGGAGTGGTGGAGATAGCATGATAAGTGTTGCTTGA
- the LOC121797158 gene encoding transcription factor MYB1R1-like isoform X1 — MAAMRSDTSAAEDGQCSRTGSEFSGGEGGGRGFMLFGVRVLTEGSFRKSVSMNNLAQYDQLPQDSSHDVTAGYASDDVVHPSGRSRERKRGVPWSEEEHRLFLLGLQKVGKGDWRGISRNYVKTRTPTQVASHAQKYFLRRNNHNRRRRRSSLFDITTDAFQQVVGSAIDDDQMYQENSPQPPPPTQQTKNLEKFPLPNFGMAITPLVVPITAETPMDKLSLGQVNQLTNSPKPIRPIPILPVPPSSKMAGLNLNKTTTAAANQPPPSLSLNLSMSSQPPPPPPPPPASQERHASAFQAMPAAGFNGSGGDSMISVA, encoded by the exons ATGGCGGCGATGCGCTCCGACACCTCCGCCGCGGAAGACGGCCAGTGCTCGCGCACAGGATCCGAATTCAGCGGCGGCGAAGGCGGCGGTAGAGGATTCATGCTGTTCGGAGTGAGAGTTTTGACTGAAGGATCGTTCAGGAAGAGTGTGAGCATGAACAATTTGGCTCAGTACGACCAGCTGCCGCAGGATTCCAGCCACGATGTCACCGCCGGCTATGCTTCCGACGACGTCGTTCACCCCTCCGGGAGGAGCCGCGAGCGGAAAAGAG GGGTTCCGTGGAGTGAAGAGGAGCACAGGCTATTTCTATTGGGGCTGCAGAAGGTTGGGAAAGGAGATTGGAGAGGGATTTCGAGAAATTATGTGAAAACCAGAACGCCTACTCAAGTCGCAAGCCATGCGCAGAAGTACTTCCTCCGCCGCAACAACCACAACAGGAGGCGCCGGAGATCCAGCCTCTTTGACATTACTACTGATGCG tttcaacagGTTGTGGGCTCTGCCATTGATGATGACCAAATGTATCAAGAAAATTCACCTCAGCCTCCACCACCAACACAACAAACCAAGAATCTTGAGAAATTTCCCCTGCCAAATTTTGGCATGGCTATCACACCTTTAGTGGTGCCAATCACAGCCGAAACTCCAATGGACAAACTCTCACTTGGTCAAGTCAATCAGCTCACCAATTCACCAAAGCCCATTAGGCCAATTCCCATTTTACCAGTCCCCCCATCATCGAAAATGGCCGGCCTCAATCTAAACAAGACAACGACAGCAGCTGCGAATCAGCCTCCTCCGTCTCTGTCACTAAACCTGTCCATGTCATCGCAgccgcctccacctccacctccacctccggCCAGTCAAGAGCGACACGCGTCCGCCTTCCAAGCAATGCCAGCTGCTGGCTTTAATGGGAGTGGTGGAGATAGCATGATAAGTGTTGCTTGA
- the LOC121793676 gene encoding uncharacterized protein LOC121793676 isoform X1 — protein MLYSAKPPLLLPLFFFLTSFLSGNLTLAYNLESIAMKGRTLMGIKETPNGGNVTFDCSPSGPCIPCLRSEKSDEKYRCGETGYRIRLKCVPSGIGSKDSKGTKQHKKRSTLEFMKLGVNQHDGDMSISSTRQRRLHSDSSNAGPRSYVTYRSCIPAVNEEKLSVLGFEQALMLALLVSSGSFIYFRRKRAAAPGGVPMRLPTTSRF, from the exons ATGCTGTACTCCGCCAAACCGCCATTGCTACTTCCTCTATTCTTCTTCCTAACTTCGTTTCTCTCAGGGAATCTTACGCTTGCTTACAATTT AGAATCAATAGCAATGAAAGGGAGAACCCTGATGGGCATTAAGGAGACGCCAAATGGTGGAAATGTCACCTTTGATTGCTCTCCTTCTGGCCCCTGCATACCATGCCTTCGCTCTGAAAAG AGTGATGAAAAATATCGTTGTGGTGAAACTGGATATCGCATTCGTCTGAAATGTGTACCCTCTGGAATTGGGTCCAAAGACTCAAAAGGTACAAAACAACATAAGAAAAGATCTACTCTTGAGTTTATGAAGTTGGGTGTTAATCAGCATGATGGAGACATGAGTATTTCTTCAACGAGGCAAAGAAGATTACACAGTGATTCCTCCAACGCTGGACCACGCTCTTATGTCACTTACAGGAGCTGTATACCTGCTGTAAACGAAGAAAAATTGTCAGTACTAGGTTTTGAG CAGGCCCTTATGTTGGCTTTGCTCGTAAGCAGTGGCTCATTCATTTACTTCAGGCGGAAGCGTGCTGCTGCGCCTGGTGGTGTGCCAATGAGGCTTCCTACTACTTCTAGGTTTTAA
- the LOC121793676 gene encoding uncharacterized protein LOC121793676 isoform X2: MLYSAKPPLLLPLFFFLTSFLSGNLTLAYNLESIAMKGRTLMGIKETPNGGNVTFDCSPSGPCIPCLRSEKSDEKYRCGETGYRIRLKCVPSGIGSKDSKGTKQHKKRSTLEFMKLGVNQHDGDMSISSTRQRRLHSDSSNAGPRSYVTYRSCIPAVNEEKLSVLGFEALMLALLVSSGSFIYFRRKRAAAPGGVPMRLPTTSRF, translated from the exons ATGCTGTACTCCGCCAAACCGCCATTGCTACTTCCTCTATTCTTCTTCCTAACTTCGTTTCTCTCAGGGAATCTTACGCTTGCTTACAATTT AGAATCAATAGCAATGAAAGGGAGAACCCTGATGGGCATTAAGGAGACGCCAAATGGTGGAAATGTCACCTTTGATTGCTCTCCTTCTGGCCCCTGCATACCATGCCTTCGCTCTGAAAAG AGTGATGAAAAATATCGTTGTGGTGAAACTGGATATCGCATTCGTCTGAAATGTGTACCCTCTGGAATTGGGTCCAAAGACTCAAAAGGTACAAAACAACATAAGAAAAGATCTACTCTTGAGTTTATGAAGTTGGGTGTTAATCAGCATGATGGAGACATGAGTATTTCTTCAACGAGGCAAAGAAGATTACACAGTGATTCCTCCAACGCTGGACCACGCTCTTATGTCACTTACAGGAGCTGTATACCTGCTGTAAACGAAGAAAAATTGTCAGTACTAGGTTTTGAG GCCCTTATGTTGGCTTTGCTCGTAAGCAGTGGCTCATTCATTTACTTCAGGCGGAAGCGTGCTGCTGCGCCTGGTGGTGTGCCAATGAGGCTTCCTACTACTTCTAGGTTTTAA
- the LOC121793676 gene encoding uncharacterized protein LOC121793676 isoform X3 translates to MLYSAKPPLLLPLFFFLTSFLSGNLTLAYNLESIAMKGRTLMGIKETPNGGNVTFDCSPSGPCIPCLRSEKSDEKYRCGETGYRIRLKCVPSGIGSKDSKGTKQHKKRSTLEFMKLGVNQHDGDMSISSTRQRRLHSDSSNAGPRSYVTYRSCIPAVNEEKLSVLGFEWLIHLLQAEACCCAWWCANEASYYF, encoded by the exons ATGCTGTACTCCGCCAAACCGCCATTGCTACTTCCTCTATTCTTCTTCCTAACTTCGTTTCTCTCAGGGAATCTTACGCTTGCTTACAATTT AGAATCAATAGCAATGAAAGGGAGAACCCTGATGGGCATTAAGGAGACGCCAAATGGTGGAAATGTCACCTTTGATTGCTCTCCTTCTGGCCCCTGCATACCATGCCTTCGCTCTGAAAAG AGTGATGAAAAATATCGTTGTGGTGAAACTGGATATCGCATTCGTCTGAAATGTGTACCCTCTGGAATTGGGTCCAAAGACTCAAAAGGTACAAAACAACATAAGAAAAGATCTACTCTTGAGTTTATGAAGTTGGGTGTTAATCAGCATGATGGAGACATGAGTATTTCTTCAACGAGGCAAAGAAGATTACACAGTGATTCCTCCAACGCTGGACCACGCTCTTATGTCACTTACAGGAGCTGTATACCTGCTGTAAACGAAGAAAAATTGTCAGTACTAGGTTTTGAG TGGCTCATTCATTTACTTCAGGCGGAAGCGTGCTGCTGCGCCTGGTGGTGTGCCAATGAGGCTTCCTACTACTTCTAG